One segment of Vulpes lagopus strain Blue_001 chromosome 8, ASM1834538v1, whole genome shotgun sequence DNA contains the following:
- the DOK2 gene encoding docking protein 2 isoform X1, which produces MEEVAVKQGFLYLLQQQTFGKKWRRFGAMLYGESDCALARLELQEASEKPRRGEAARKVIRLSDCLRVTEAGGEASSPRDTSAFLLETKERPYLLAAPAAERSDWIQAICLLAFSGQRKELPGPAGKGSRPHMEENELYSSTTAVAPRKEFAVTMRPTEASERCRLRGSYILRAGESALELWSGPERGTQLYEWPYRFLRRFGRDKVTFSFEAGRRCVSGEGNFEFETRQGNEIFLALEEAISAQKNSAPPGPQSQPATAPLVLPRPESPYSRPHDSLPPLSPSTPVSTAQPRGPEGEYAVPFDAVARNLGKSLRGILAVPPQPPADPLYDSIEEHPPPRPDHIYDEPEGLAALSLYDCPQEPQGEAWRRQAAADRDPSGSQHVYSAGQDFSASGWPQGTEYDNVILKKGPK; this is translated from the exons ATGGAAGAAGTGGCAGTGAAACAGGGCTTCCTGTACCTTCTACAGCAGCAGACTTTTGGAAAG AAATGGCGCCGTTTCGGGGCTATGCTGTATGGAGAGTCAGACTGCGCCTTGGCCCGGCTGGAGCTCCAGGAGGCCTCGGAGAAGCCGCGACGGGGAGAGGCCGCCAGGAAGGTGATCCGCCTCAGTGACTGCCTACGCGTGACCGAGGCCGGCGGGGAGGCCAGCAGCCCCCGGGACACCAGCGCCTTCCTCCTGGAGACCAAGGAGCGTCCGTACCTGCTGGCGGCCCCTGCTGCCGAGCGCAGCGACTGGATCCAGGCCATCTGCCTCTTGGCCTTCTCT GGCCAGAGGAAGGAGCTGCCGGGGCCAGCGGGGAAGGGCAGCCGGCCCCACATGGAGGAAAATGAACTGTACAGCAGCACGACCGCAG TAGCCCCCCGCAAGGAGTTTGCCGTGACCATGAGACCCACAGAAGCCAGCGAGAGGTGCCGGCTCCGGGGATCCTATATCCTCCGGGCTGGAGAGAGTGCCCTGGAGCTGTGGAGTGGCCCTGAGCGGGGCACCCAGCTCTACGAGTGGCCCTACAGGTTCCTGAGGCGCTTTGGGCGGGACAAG GTAACCTTTTCCTTCGAGGCGGGCCGGCGCTGCGTCTCTGGAGAGGGCAACTTTGAGTTCGAAACCCGGCAAGGCAACGAGATCTTCTTGGCCCTGGAAGAAGCCATTTCTGCCCAGAAGAACAGTGCCCCTCCCGGGCCCCAAAGCCAGCCAGCCACAGCCCCTCTGGTGCTGCCCCGGCCAGAAAGCCCCTACTCCCGGCCCCACGACTCACTGCCACCTCTGTCACCCTCCACTCCAGTGTCCACCGCCCAACCACGGGGCCCAGAGGGGGAATATGCAGTGCCCTTTGATGCCGTGGCCCGCAACCTGGGGAAGAGCTTGCGGGGCATCCTGGcggtccctccccagcccccggcGGACCCTCTGTATGACAGCATCGAGGAGCACCCACCCCCACGACCTGACCACATATACGATGAGCCTGAGGGATTGGCTGCCCTGTCCCTGTATGACTGCCCACAGGAGCCCCAGGGTGAGGCCTGGAGGAGGCAGGCCGCAGCTGACAGGGACCCCAGCGGCAGCCAGCACGTCTACTCAGCGGGGCAGGACTTCTCTGCCTCTGGCTGGCCGCAGGGAACTGAATATGACAATGTCATACTTAAGAAAGGCCCAAAGTGA
- the DOK2 gene encoding docking protein 2 isoform X2 has protein sequence MEEVAVKQGFLYLLQQQTFGKKWRRFGAMLYGESDCALARLELQEASEKPRRGEAARKVIRLSDCLRVTEAGGEASSPRDTSAFLLETKERPYLLAAPAAERSDWIQAICLLAFSGQRKELPGPAGKGSRPHMEENELYSSTTAAPRKEFAVTMRPTEASERCRLRGSYILRAGESALELWSGPERGTQLYEWPYRFLRRFGRDKVTFSFEAGRRCVSGEGNFEFETRQGNEIFLALEEAISAQKNSAPPGPQSQPATAPLVLPRPESPYSRPHDSLPPLSPSTPVSTAQPRGPEGEYAVPFDAVARNLGKSLRGILAVPPQPPADPLYDSIEEHPPPRPDHIYDEPEGLAALSLYDCPQEPQGEAWRRQAAADRDPSGSQHVYSAGQDFSASGWPQGTEYDNVILKKGPK, from the exons ATGGAAGAAGTGGCAGTGAAACAGGGCTTCCTGTACCTTCTACAGCAGCAGACTTTTGGAAAG AAATGGCGCCGTTTCGGGGCTATGCTGTATGGAGAGTCAGACTGCGCCTTGGCCCGGCTGGAGCTCCAGGAGGCCTCGGAGAAGCCGCGACGGGGAGAGGCCGCCAGGAAGGTGATCCGCCTCAGTGACTGCCTACGCGTGACCGAGGCCGGCGGGGAGGCCAGCAGCCCCCGGGACACCAGCGCCTTCCTCCTGGAGACCAAGGAGCGTCCGTACCTGCTGGCGGCCCCTGCTGCCGAGCGCAGCGACTGGATCCAGGCCATCTGCCTCTTGGCCTTCTCT GGCCAGAGGAAGGAGCTGCCGGGGCCAGCGGGGAAGGGCAGCCGGCCCCACATGGAGGAAAATGAACTGTACAGCAGCACGACCGCAG CCCCCCGCAAGGAGTTTGCCGTGACCATGAGACCCACAGAAGCCAGCGAGAGGTGCCGGCTCCGGGGATCCTATATCCTCCGGGCTGGAGAGAGTGCCCTGGAGCTGTGGAGTGGCCCTGAGCGGGGCACCCAGCTCTACGAGTGGCCCTACAGGTTCCTGAGGCGCTTTGGGCGGGACAAG GTAACCTTTTCCTTCGAGGCGGGCCGGCGCTGCGTCTCTGGAGAGGGCAACTTTGAGTTCGAAACCCGGCAAGGCAACGAGATCTTCTTGGCCCTGGAAGAAGCCATTTCTGCCCAGAAGAACAGTGCCCCTCCCGGGCCCCAAAGCCAGCCAGCCACAGCCCCTCTGGTGCTGCCCCGGCCAGAAAGCCCCTACTCCCGGCCCCACGACTCACTGCCACCTCTGTCACCCTCCACTCCAGTGTCCACCGCCCAACCACGGGGCCCAGAGGGGGAATATGCAGTGCCCTTTGATGCCGTGGCCCGCAACCTGGGGAAGAGCTTGCGGGGCATCCTGGcggtccctccccagcccccggcGGACCCTCTGTATGACAGCATCGAGGAGCACCCACCCCCACGACCTGACCACATATACGATGAGCCTGAGGGATTGGCTGCCCTGTCCCTGTATGACTGCCCACAGGAGCCCCAGGGTGAGGCCTGGAGGAGGCAGGCCGCAGCTGACAGGGACCCCAGCGGCAGCCAGCACGTCTACTCAGCGGGGCAGGACTTCTCTGCCTCTGGCTGGCCGCAGGGAACTGAATATGACAATGTCATACTTAAGAAAGGCCCAAAGTGA